Proteins encoded by one window of Arachis hypogaea cultivar Tifrunner chromosome 1, arahy.Tifrunner.gnm2.J5K5, whole genome shotgun sequence:
- the LOC112804079 gene encoding protein MHF2 homolog has translation MGEAAFECPLIHAILKRVWTARTLERERIEANEALDSEAGAGTSKKSRPTSVNGNALKLSCELVRVFVTEAVQRAAAVAEAEGSTQIEPSHLEFILPQLLLDF, from the exons ATGGGGGAAGCAGCCTTTGAGTGT CCTTTGATACATGCCATTCTGAAGCGCGTTTGGACCGCGCGAACCCTTg AGCGTGAAAGAATCGAAGCCAACGAAGCGTTGGATTCTGAG GCAGGAGCTGGAACTTCCAAGAAGAGTCGGCCAACTTCTG TCAATGGCAATGCACTAAAGCTTTCTTGTGAACTCGTTCGGGTTTTCGTCACAG AGGCTGTTCAGCGGGCTGCTGCAGTTGCGGAGGCAGAGGGAAGTACTCAAATAGAACCTTCTCATTTGGAGTTTATTCTGCCTCAGTTACTTCTAGATTTCTAA